The Vibrio sp. 10N DNA window GCGCACCTAAGATAGCAATAGGATATTGCAGAAGGTTTGGCATCATCAGTGCAATACGATCGCCTTTTTTAGCGTGAAGTTCCGTTTGTAAATAGGCCGCAAACGCATCGCTCTTTTCGTTCAATTGACGATACGTCAAAGAATGCCCCATGTTCACAAATGCAGTGTTATCGGCAAACTTCTCAAAAGGCGCTTTAAACATCTCATTGATGTTGGCGTACTGGTCAACATCAACAAATTCAGGCACATCACTTGGGTAAGTCTTTAGCCAAGGTTTATGTCCGTTGCGGTTCGCATTGCTCATCAAATTCATACCTTCATAGTTAGACCTAGCTACTTTATCTAAGAAGGGGTGCGGACTAAAGAATTGAGTGATTATTCTAATTTGATCGCTTGTTTTATAAGCAGTTATGTCATTCACAGATCAGAGTTTGTGTTGTGTGTCGCAGCAACATACCGCCACCTCCCCGCCGTTCAGCCCAGCTTTTAAAATGATCACGACTATCAATATATGAGTAAAAACGAATGAAACTCATCTTGGCAATGTTATCTGCGTTTATTATTTCGTTCACATCCGGGTGTGTGACCGTCGGTGAAGAGTCGAAGATGAGTGCGGCACCCATTGACGCCGCCGAAACTCGAATAGAACTGGGGCTTGCTTACATGAAACGAAAGCAATACAGCCGTGCCAAGCAAGACTTCGAAAAAGCGCTCGAATTCGCCCCTAAGTATCACCGAAGCCACCTGTCTATGGCTTACTATTACGAGGCTGTAGGTGAGTTTGAACACGCCAGCGATGCTTATCAAACCGCGCTAAAGGTCTCGCCAAATAATGGCGAGGTCTACCACAATTACGGCACTTTTCTCTGTAAGCGTAGTGAATATGATCAAGCAGAGGCCATGTTAGTCGCCGCCACAGAGCAGCCAAATTACTACCAAATTGCCGAAAGTTACGAGAACGCTGGCTTGTGTGCCCTTAAAGCAGAGCGGCCAACAGAAGCGAGAACGTTTTTTGAAAAGGCATTAGAACATGATCCTTATCGACCCAACGCGACCATTCAGCTTGCAGCCATTGAAGTCAACGCAGGTGATTACAACAAAGCGCGAGCACGACTTTTAAAGTTCCATCATAGGTTTGGCTATCAAGAACCAAGCTTATCTGTACTTCGTAATTTGGAGCGAAAGGTGGGGAATGTGGCTTTGGCTGAAAAGTACCAGGCGCTGTTAGAT harbors:
- the pilW gene encoding type IV pilus biogenesis/stability protein PilW gives rise to the protein MKLILAMLSAFIISFTSGCVTVGEESKMSAAPIDAAETRIELGLAYMKRKQYSRAKQDFEKALEFAPKYHRSHLSMAYYYEAVGEFEHASDAYQTALKVSPNNGEVYHNYGTFLCKRSEYDQAEAMLVAATEQPNYYQIAESYENAGLCALKAERPTEARTFFEKALEHDPYRPNATIQLAAIEVNAGDYNKARARLLKFHHRFGYQEPSLSVLRNLERKVGNVALAEKYQALLDDLRNDS